In Fulvia fulva chromosome 8, complete sequence, the DNA window GACCGCATAACATGTGCGAGATCAATATTTGATTGTAATTCGAGCTAGTCGTTCTGTGCCCTTGAGCTTAGCTTGGTTGTTGAGAATAGGTGAACTTCACATATGTGAAGTTCTGACCTTAAGGATATCCTAGCATGTAATGCGCTGGGATTTCTTTTTGCTCGTGTGGATGGGTTCGAGCCTTTTTGTTTGGCTGATTGGGTTCAAGTTGCGATGGCGGTTATGTGTATGTCAACTTTGTGGTTATGAGTAGGTGTCGATGCACGCCTTGGTCATATCTAAATGCATCCGGGCAGCAGCCCGCGCTTGAATTGGCGGTCATCGAGGAAGGTAGACATTGCTCCTACGAAACCCCTTTTGTCTATTCTCTTCGTTGTATGAATGGACCTGAAGTTCCTTACTCCCTCGCAGCACCTGAGTTCCAAAGCGCATGCAAAAAGAACGCATGAATCTAAATTGTGCTTCGGTCTTGGCACTCATGTGATGCGCGTGACCACATATTTGCTAGGAAAGCTATAAATTGCCACTCAGCGTTCCAAGTCATGGGCACATTAACCAACTAACTTTTGTCGCTCTTCTAAAGAGTTATAGTAACTTCTGAAGTACTGTCATGTCAGTCTACAAGCGCTTTATATCGAACAAGAAACAGTGTCTCCAGCAATCGGTCTTGGGTTAGTGGTAGCGCGTCACTCGTTGCGAGACAATGATGGCGTATCAGGTTGGATGAACTGCACAAGTATCAATGCACAGTGATACAGGTGGGAGTTTGCtacagtcctgggcatagtTTTTACAGCCCCTGTTCTTTCACCTTTCCTCATTAGGAAGGATGTATCCACTGCTTGGCGTAGCTCACCACCTGGTGTGTCCTCCATTGTTGGCTATTACTGCCTCGCAGCGTTCTCGCATACTCTTGCATATACGTTGTATGTCCTCAGGTGTGAGCTTGACCCATTCTTGATAGTGAGATTGAAGGTAGCAACACCTTCTGAGATGGACATGGATAGCCGGAAGGGGTTAGCGTAAATACAGGGGTTGTAAAAactatgcccaggactgtaGGCCAAGATCGATCGTTTTGCCCCAATAATGCATTTGTGCAGCTCGTGGCTCGAAGTCGCGGCTGTATACATTTGCTGTTGAGCATACAAGTCAGACTTGCTCCTCGTTGTTTTAAACGTACTATATGAAGGTGTAATGACCGAATTAACACGAGGGACAAGGTGATAGGCATCAAGGAGTGTCGAATGACCTAAAAACAGGGCCGAGGGCCAACTCGTTGCGTTGGGAGACTGCATTAATGTGTGGTCAGAGGAAGGCGCTGAAAGCCATTCAATCACTTCATATGTCGAAAATAGCCGCAGCTTGCTTAATAGAATCTAGCTTGGCACGGAGGATCTGGTGAAGTTTTGCCGTGATGAGACTGCCGAGCTCGTGTCCAGCCCTCGTCTGATGTTGATCTTGTTAAAGAGTAAAGAGGTAAGAAACATGCAGAAGAGTGTGCGAGGCTTTGCGACGCACTAATTGATGCCGACACAAGCGTGGAGATCGTCCATGCTTTGGGTTTCAAAGGCTCTGTACTACATCATATCCCGCGTGCGATCTCCTTGAGCTATCCTGCTTATGCTGTCCTTGAGGTGTTGGGTCCGGTCTTGGCATAACGTCGAATGTAGATACGTTCGATAAGCGTCATAAATACTGACTGCTTTCCGAAACTTCGTCTTGGGAACAAGGGGCCACCGTACGGCCTCGAACTCAATCACTCTCCACTTCCCGCCGAGCACGTCCTTGGTGGCGTATGTAGCGACTACTACGGTAGGTCCATCCAGTATGGCCATACTCTTGCAAAATCGACCAGCCAGCGTGTGAAAGGGTGAGATACCGGTCTGTTCTGAATCAGAGCGTACATCGATGATCGACCTGGGAGTCTGTCCGAGGATCGTGTGAGTACTGAGTTTTTTTTTGACTGTGTAGAAGGCTCGCACTGTGAACCTGCGTAGACTGCCCCGATGCTCTCTCAGTTGAATTGTGACAGATCCGCTGAAGACTGTAGGCAGGTTCCACCAGTGGTGAGCGCAGACTTGATCTCTGCATTGTAATGGTGCGGCATGTGAATGCACTTACTTACACCATCCCAGGAGGTTCCGCACGCCAAAGCTGAATCGGTGACTTCTCCTTCTGCATCCGCTATTTCCAGGGTGATAGAGCCTTTGCAGCGAAGAAGAGACGCACTGCCAGGCTGAGGCGTATCTGACCCATGCCCTTGAAGCTCGACCTCTCTACAGGAACGCGCGACAACGATCCTCCGCCGAGTATAAAGCAGCCCGGCATCATATATGTCGCACTCATGCAAAGAGGCACGGGAATAGTCGCCTGTTGAGTTCTTATAGAGTACAAGCGTGATGTGGGAAGTCAGCCGATCTTCATGACCGCAATTGAGCATTGCCACGGTGTGGGTAGGGTGTGATTTACTACCTCGCCGAGCCACTGGGACGTCAAGTACCGGCAGGTCGAAAGTGACATTTCTCGCTGTGATCTCATACTCTCTTTGTGAGCTTCCGCGCGGTGTCTTCCTCAAGCATTTGAAACTCGGATGGTGGAAGTCGGCGGGTGAAGAAGCGAGCAGATCTTGACGATAAGACCGAGTTTCTTCGGGCCCGCTAGGTCGCCAAGCGAATATAGTATGGTCTGAGTAGGCGCGTAGGATTTCTTCCTGCAGACGTTGGAAGGCCTTAGCTCCTTCGCCGTAGATGACAGGCATGTTGACATTGAAAATACCGAGCAAGGAATAAGCTCGATCTTCTACTCGAGTAGTGACCCGCTTCGATGCCCAATTCATTCGCTGTGCTATGCTGAAGGAAGCTAGAAGGCGTTGATGCTTCAATAAGCTGACATGTATGCCCGTCACCTGGGAAACGGGCAGAACAAGGTCAGACAAAGCGCCGATAGACTTCTCAGTCTTGCAATAGAACTTTACATGCGAGGAGGCAATGAGCTCCTGCAACGTCCAGCCTCGCGTGAACCATCTAAGAGTTCGTGGTGCCACAAAGTCCTTTCCAGAGCCAGTCCGATTGCCGGAGTGCGTACCGCCTGCTGTAGGTGCGGTACGTACAGCGTTGCCCTTCGCGTGAAACATCTCAGCAGTGATCTGCTGTCCCTCTTCAGGCTGGGCGAGATCGTCCAGGTACACATTAACATACTGCCGCATTCGCATACCAACGGTACATCGAGTTGATCGCTTCAGAAAGCTGAGGCGGCTGAAGTCATGAACGTACTGTATCCCATCTCCAAAAGCCATCCTACGAAAGCACCTCCCTTCTATCCTGCAACTCCACGCCGCCAGCGGCAGGGCCCCTCCCTTCTTCATCCAACCCATCAGATTGTCGTATATCAGCACTATCCGGCGGCGAGCTCGAATGGCTATGATGATCACCTAGCCTTAATCTGCCACCACTCGCTCGCCCAATCTTGCCACCAATCCAGGTTGCAGACCCCCGAATTATATCCCAGAGCTTCTCTTGCGTGGCTTGCTGGCCACTGTCATCTCGTGGATTTTCGTGAGCTTCTGCTTGGAACTGGTACTTGAGACAGTCCTTTACGGTGACCAGACCAGTGACGCGCCCTCGGTGCTCGATCAAGATGACTCGGGGACCGAGCTTCTTGAACAGTTCCATTGCTGTTTCGAGCGGTAGGCGTGGATGTACGACTAGAGGCACTGGGTCGACGAATTTGCTGAAGTCGACGTTCATGGCGCCAGCGGTTGCGTCCAATTCATCGAAAGAGACTGCCGCGGTAATCGCTGAGGGCGGCACTGCTGTTCGAGGTGCCTCTTGTGGTGCAAAGTGACATTTCGCTTGCGGTGACAAGGGCTGGGCTTGCTTGGCGCGATCGATCGCATACCTCAGCTCAGTCCGTCCAATGTATCCGAGGAGCATACTCGACTCGAGATCTTCAACGATCGGAAAACCTTGGTATTTCGTTTCTGCAGTGACTCGTTCGACTTGGCTCAAAGTCAAGCCACTTGCTGGTAGCACTGTCGGATCGGCAGTCATGGTCTGCGAAACTGGAACGCCAAAGGTATGCTCTTCCTTGTTATCCAGAAAAGGGAAGCCATTGAACCAGATCATGCGATCCGCAATGCCGCCTTTACCAAAGATCTCGCTCAGCCCTTTCGTCACGCCAACCACAATCATGGTCGGCAAGATGTATGTCAAGGCGCCGGTAAGCTCGAACATGATGACCACGACCGATACTGTCAGGTGCATGATACCCGAAAGTGCTGCGCCAGCACCAAGGAATGCATATGTTCCCGGCGTAATGCAAGGCACGTCGGGCTTGCAGGCTGCGAAGAACGCAGCGTCTGGGAAGGATTCGTGGAGTGCTTGTACCAGGATGCCAACCATGCGTCCGAAGGAGGCACCGATAGCCATCGAGGGAACAAAGATGCCAGCAGGCACATTACATCCATATGAGATGATGACGAGGAAGATCCGCAAGACTGTGGCTATTGCTAGGGATAGAACCATGTGCCAGCGATTCGACTTGTCGCATAGCTTGTCGTAGTCGTGTGTGCCTTCGCACTCCAGGAAGAGAATCTCCATACTCTCGGTCATGTCGATCCGTAGAAACATGTTCGGATAGCAGACGATTGCCGTGCCGAGGGCGAGGAGTGTCGCTTCTAGGATCGCATACTTGGTAAGATAACGTTTCCGGAATGCCTGCGCTCGTAGATTCCACTTCATGACGAAAGCTCCGTACATTCCGCCGAAAGCTCCAATGATAATGTAGAAGGGTATCTCGAAAAAGTGCCAGCTCCGGTCATATCGTACAGTGAACATGACCAGCTGTCCAGTTCGAAAAGGATTCATGCCAGCCAGCACTGCCGTCGCAACCAGAGCGCAGAAGTAGGACCTCCACATCGTCTTTAACGGGAAGTAGTTGCTCATCTCCTCCAGACTGAACAGCACACCTCCAATCGGACTTCCAAACGCAACAGCCACACCAGCAGCCGCGCAAGCCGACAGTATTTCCCTCGTCTTCGCAGCATTTCGTCGATACTTGTCGAACATCCTACTGACAACATTTCCCGTGCACACCGCATAGTGCACGCTCGGCCCCTCCTTACCAACACTCAACCCACTCGCAATCGCCAGCGGTAGTCCAATGCTCTTGATCATCAGCGTCCAAAAGCCGAGAAAGCCCTTCATCACGAATCCCGCAATGATACACTTGATCTCACTGATTCCACTCCCCGCCGCATATGGCGCGAAACTTTTCACCAGCCTCGCGCTCACAAATGCAAACCCTGTACTGAACGCAATGTACAGCACATAGTTAATCCCACTCCAACTACTCCACCGATGCCACTCCTCACACCCACTTTCCGCTCCCCAACAACAAAAGCTCTCATTAAGGTAGAAGGCAGTGGTACAATACCCAAGTTTTACATCACTCAGCCACTCCGTCACGATATTCAGAATAGCCGCGTTCAGACCTATCGCAGCACCTATCAACGTAATGACAATCCAGCCCTGCCCAGCATCGTAAGCCTCCCACACCTTCCTCCTCCAACCGAGCTTGCCTTCTGCATCGAAGAAATTCGCTCGTTCCTGCCGACGGACCTTGCGGCGTTGATTCTCGCGTGCGGCGTCCTGGACCCAATCTATGGTGGTGAAGTCCTCATATCGTTTGATCTCGGCGATCTCTTCGGCCGCGATGGCATCGGCGGGGCTGACATGACTCTGAAGACCAGTCTCGTTCTGCGATAGGGTGGACTGGCGGCGGTGGAGGGGTTTGCGTTGCGAGGATGTTACGGAGGTGGCATAGCTTTCGCGGCGGTCGCGGGTGCGGGTGCGGGAGTGGGAGGGAGTGTGGAGGGAGAGGGTGGAGGTGCGGCGGTTCATTGCATTTCGTGGGTCTCGTAGATGTAGAGCAGGGCGATCATTGCTGTGGTGGGGTGATTAGGTGACAGTTGTCTTTGTGAGATTGTGGAAGCTGTGGTCCATGGACGTCTTGTCTCCTCAGCCTTTGGAGCTCCGATTCCGAGAATCAACCGACGGGCGCGTCTTCCTCGTTCGCGTCTTGAACATGACATGCGTGTAGTGGAGTTCTACCGTCGATACACCATACCAGCAGCAACACATCCTGTCCCTTCAACACGATCAAGTCGCCACGATGCCGTACAACAACACACCCATCGCGCCTCCCGAAGAGATCACAGGCACCGCCAGTCTGCCCCTCGCCCGCGTCAAGAAAATCATCGCCGTCGACCCGGACATCAGCGCCTGCAGCAACAATGCCGCCTTCGTAATCACAGTCGCGACCGAAATGTTCCTACGCCATCTCGTCGAGCACTCTTTCAACCAAGTCAGGACCGAGAACGCACAGAAACCTCGGCGGAACATTCAATATCGCGATGTTGGTAAGTTCAAGCCATGCTACATGACTGCGAAGGATGGTGGGTACTGATGTGACCGCATAGCCAACGCAGTAGCCCGCGTCGAAAACCTCGAGTTCCTCACCGACGTCGTCCCCAAAACCATGACCTACAAACAATTCAAGCAGAAACAAGCCGCGAAGCCTGAGCCCGCGCATGGCGGAGCAGCCGTGGCACAGAATGGGCAAGCGACCTTGGATGGTCATCTTGGCGCGAAAGAGGCGCAGGCGACGAATGGGGCTGACGTGATGGATGTGGACGATGAGCCGGAGAGACCTGCGCCGGCACCACAGACGAGTGGACATTCGCCGCAGGTTGTGGTGGGGAGGAGTGAGGCGGAGATGGAGCAGTAGGAGCGTTGTGTCAGCTCGTGTGATGGGGCGTTGCGGACGccgaggaagaggagggATTCAGCGTCGTGGCAGTTGCAGAGGGAGTTGATGGAGGCGACGCCGTGAGGCGCGAGCGGGGTTTTGGTGTGGGATTAGCGAGGCGTTGGTGGTCTGGATTTCATGCTGAAGTGAGTGCAAACGGACTCGCCAAAGCTGCGCATGGCTCACTTGAAATAGTTTCATTCAAAAAGAGGTTCGCATCAACATCACAGAAATACATCTTTCTCGTGACGCACTCACATACACCACATCGACCTTTGCATGTCACTGTCAGATGTCACCCATCTACGCTACAGACACATGACTGCGGCTAAGAACATGGGTGGTCAAACCGACAAGCTCTTCAGGTGCGTCAGGTGGCACCATCCTCACATCGTCTCATCTGACCTTGACAGCGGCAAGAAAGATCGAATGCTTGAGATCCGCGTCTTCGATGACAGCATGGTCAAGCACAAATCTTACTACTTGCAAAGCAGTATCCTCAAGTCAGCTTCAACATTCTTCGCCAACGCAATCGAGGCAGCCAGGTCTGAGCAGTTCGTGTGTGAAGGCCGCGATATAGGTCAAGACGACGATCTCAGCGAAGCCATCGAGATCTTCATCGCCGGAACTATCGAAGCCGTAGAGATGCTCCTCTACTACTGCATCAAAGAGCGACTACCCATGAACGACATCAGCGAGATGAAGCACGAAAAGGCCTGTACCATCCTGACAGAAGTCTGGTGTCTGGGAGGAACCCACCAAATGCCAGAGCTCCAGGACGCCGCCATGCTGGAGCTCCTCCGAATCCTCGAAGGAGGATCAGTCCAGGTCGACGACATCAAGTTTGCCTTCCACAACACTCCCACCGACCAGTCTTCACCGCTACGCGCTCTGCTGCTCGACGACTTCTGCTGGAAGTTTCGACACGAGATGGGCCTGGATTATCACAAACTTAGGACCTTCGAGGATGTGGAAGACTTTCTGGTAGAGTTCCCTGAGGCAAGGGATGAGTGTGAGACGTATCACGGCGATGGGTTCAAGAGCAGGATCAAGTGTGAGGGCCAGGGTTGGAGGAAGTATATGGTGTCTGATAGCGACCCAAAGGGTCACTGGATCTGGGAGAAGATGCGTGAGCAGTGAATGGAGGAGCTCGGAAGCTGAGAGGCATAAGCAGATGGAGGAGAGGGAGCCGGATGGGATACGACGAGACAGGGACGAATCCGTGGGGCCAGGGTGGTTGAGGTGAGGGCAAACTGAATAAGGCAGAGTGAAGCTGGCTATCACATGCTAGTTGTGGATCAAGATGACAGGTCTTTGCAACTCTTGAGCCAACCACTGACAGTCGTTCTCGCATCCACAACCAGCAGACCACCACCAACCGTACGCCAATACTGCCATCGCATATACACGGTCACAGCTAGATACAATACCACACCACACCAGAGCATTACTCAACACTACAACACCTTCCGTCTTTCGAAGATGGAGTTCGGAGGTGTCGACACTGTCATTGGGTATTAACAACCATCTGACATGTTTAGGGTTCGCTCTAACCTCACCTCGCAGGAACTTGAAGCTGGCGCAACTCGTCAAAGTCTACCTCAACAACGACCCCACAGCATATCACTTGCCCGTGAGCGCTTTCGACTCTAGCACCGGAATCCTTGCAGGCCGAGTCGAGAACCGCCGAGCAGAGAGCCATGGCGCCCTTATCCACCTGGGGTTGGAAGGCGATTATTGTGCCCTCAAGATCCTGCTTTTCTGGCTGGCCAAGCGAGATATGCCAGAAAACTTCGACGGCTATGGGGACAAGGACCAGCTATGTCGCCTTCTCACTGATTGCTGGTTGGTGGGTGACAAGTACACGCTTTCCGAGTTCCAGGACTTGATTATGCTGGAGCTTCTTCACTCACTTCAGCATCACACTGCGTGCCTCACGACCATAAAGCACGTCCTTGATCATACGGAATACGGCTGTCCACTACGGATGCTCATGGTAGAGGAGCTGACGCTCGCGACGGAGGCCGACGGCTTCAACCCGGATCTCTCGTTCTTTGCTGACATTTCCGGTGCATTCGCGGAGTTCGTTCATAGCAACAACGAGCGCAGCACCCGGTATCCTGATGTAGTGGACAGACTCGGTGGGGAGCTATGGAAAGAGTACATGCTAGAAGACGGACCGGCCAAGCACTGGATCTGGGAGGTTTGAGAGTTTCGCGCATGGCTGGGCTCTTTATCAAGTCCATACTGCCAGAAGCGGATCAACAATCTCCTGGAAGCACGAGACGCACCCAGATGATGTCGTAGACCGATTGGGGAGGCTGGGGAACAAGTTGCGGGAAAGTGCTCTCGAGGGATGAGAGTGAACAGCGGACCTGGGACCACTCAGTGATTTTGCGAGCGGCTTGGGATCTCATGCTCCGTAAAGTAGGAACAGCGAAGCCAGCGACCCGCTTTGTTGGGTCGTAAAGCGAGTCGATGGTGAATGAGGTGGCACGACAAGCTCTAGTATCTCCATATTCACTCCACAAACACGGCACATGACATTCGGCGCTTTAGTGTCATCTATGACCTCATCGTCTTGGATTTTTCTGCCTTGATCTCCCGGCACTCTAGTTGCATGTTACTTTGACATTCTTCCGTTCTTGTCCAGCTTTCCTCGAATCCACCGTCGTCATCACCACAACTCCGACCATGGCGCCCAAGAAGCGCGGTTCCAAGGCTACGGCGAAGAAACGCAGTACCACGAAGCCTGTCAAACAAATTCCCCAGGAAGAGCCCACCCTACCATCGCAGACATCGACAGATCCAGTAGCAACAGACTCGTAAGATTCTCCCATCACACCCCCACCTACACCAGCCTCAACAGCCGCCATGTACGCCGTCATCGAGACACCCGAACTTCTCGAAAACatcctctaccgcctcgaTGCCAAGACTCTCCTCCTCAGCCAGCGGGTCAACAAGCAGTTCCAAGGCACTATCGGCGGCTCGAGTCTCCTGCAGCAGGCTCTGTTCTTCAAGCTCGCCACCGCCAACGGCGAGCGCTTCGGGACCGACGGGATCAACGACTTCTTTACGAGACGCGGGACTCAGCTTCAAAAGGCCGAGTTCACGTGGTACCACCACAACTCCATCCCAGTCCACTTTGCCAAATCCCACGGCAAGCCCGTTAATCATCGGTCATACCTTGACATTCACTGTGCGCCTAGGGGTTTCATTGACGATCAGCTACACACCGAGCACGCTATTGCATATGTGGTCGAGTTTTGTCTCTTGAGACCGAAGAAGAACATCAGCACTGGTCACGAGAGCTGGAGGCGTATGTACGTCATGCAGGGCGGGTTGTATGGCGCCATGGAGAAGAAGCTCGTGCGGAGGGATTTCAAGGTCAATGGCGCTATGAGTGGTGGTATAGAGCTCATGAATACTACTCGGAGAGAGGAGCTGAGGGAGGGCCAGATGATGACGGCTGCAGAGATGTTTGACGCGGTTCGGCTGCGCTGAGGGATATCGGTTTTCGGGAAGGCTTGAACCTTGAAAGGCTGAGAGGCTGAAAGCGAGGGAGACAAGGAGCCTGGAGGACTCTAGGGAGTCTGTCGATGACTACCACTGACAGATTGACGACTGTTGCATGCCAGGTGAGGATGCCAGCAAGTCGACAGTGGTGAAGATGCCGAGAAGTGGATGGTAGCAATCTGAATGATTGTAAGATTGACCACGCAAGAGCTGAATGTACCTTGTGGCAATGGAAGACGGTATTACTGCTCATACATACAGTGGATGGCGGTCTGTAGTGAGTGCCAATCATCTTCCAGTGATCACTGAGGTTTGTGTTCTCGTAATCCACCAGATCCGGGCTCCATAGCTCGTACCTAGTAGGGCACTTGCCTGTACGGTACAAAACTCTCGAGAGTGTGCCGGATTATCCTGATGCGGAAGGGGAGTACTTTGTTCCTGGAAGCAACGTCACCCGACCTGGCTTATTGCAGCTTCTGTTGTCGATCTCCGGCTGGGGAACTGCTGCTGAACGTCGCTTTCATCGTGGCCTGAAGATATTGTTGGTACGGAATGGGGCTTCGCGACAACTTCGAGTGGCTGCCTGTCCGAAGACTGACCCCCTTGCGTGAGTGCACGCCTGTGCGACATCACCAGGCACCTCAATGAGGCAGCAGCGAATGGAATGCCAGGTCATCTCCAGTATGGGAGAATCGCAGTCCCAGACATGCCGTATAAGAGCTCGTAGTCGACTCACAGTCTGCTCATACTCTCCATCACAGACACACCTCCATCTTTCAAGCCCCACACCCAAGAACACCATAGGCTACACTCACTACTGGCAAATCCCCTCCGCCACATCCCTCAAGAATGCCTGGCCCCAACTCCTCGCCGATGCCAGTCGCATCATCTCCGCGACCGACGTCGCACTTTGCCATGATCACGACGATGAGGAAGAACTACCAAGGCTTGATGACAGAGCGATACACCTGATGGTCGTGACGACTCCCACGAGGCCTTCATTCTCATGCCTGACGCGACCAGCTTCAAATTTTGCAAGACAGCGCGCAAGGAGTACGACACAGTCGTGTCTGCGATCGTGCTAAGGGCTTACCAGTTGGTCGGGAAGGCCATCGTGATCAGGTAGGTCGATGTCGTTGCGTGAAGAGTCAACGCGCTGACGGGAATAGCTCGGACGGAGCAAGGGACGACGAGTGGGAATGTGCAAGGGAACTGTGCAAGACGCTGTGGCCGGGTGCTGAGGATAAGTGTCCGTGGGGTCAGGGTGAGGAGGGTGAAGATGGGCAGTAGACCAGAAAAGAGCGCGATAAGGGAATCAGGATCAGAGCGCTGAGGCTGTCTAGCTTGCTAGTGATGGCGGTCTCCCTGTTGAGCCGAATGCCTTCAGTGTCATGACAAGCGGACTACCAGGTAGAAGCAATGCTATGTGGCCTTCCATCGTTCCTTTTTCGTGTGTTGCAAGTGCATGTGGCTGGGTCGTTCACGTTCGGGTAGATAGACATCTTGCTCCAATGATGGTGGCGGTCGAGAGAAGTATAGCGCAGTCTCTCGTGATGGGACGTGCTGCCAATGTTGAACAGAAGAAACAGTTCAGGAAGGTGAAGTTCTCGGGACGCTTTGACCTCGAAAGTGGGTCTTCCCGAAACGTGAAAGCAGACGACAGATGCTCGACGTGCAGACGTTGCTCGTCGCATCTGCTCCTTGAGCAGCATAAACATGCGTTCAAGTCGATGAGCGTGCATGGACGATTCGACACAAGCTTTGCGTGGACAGGAATGTACGCTGCAGGGCTTGCCGGGACGCAGAGTCGAAAGAGCCAGGAATACTGGCATGCCAAGGGAGAAGCGAAGAGAAGACATGAGGGACATCGACAACTTCTGGCATGGCAAACAGTTCCTGTCCATGCTACAAAAGCAGTCCGGATCGAGTTCGTGCTGCAGACTGTGGTGATGGAGGCGTAGCACATCATGGTACAGGTAGGACTCATGGGGTGAGGTGCACAGCACCGAGGTTATGCTTCGCAGGCGGCGGTACTCTATTCAAGTACACAGCGAGCACATGCGTAAGTGGTGGATGAGATGTCTTTGGGCTGCTCGACGCTTCGCTGGGAAATGATCAATCCAGATGCCAGCCACGATAGGTTTTGCCAGCACTTTCACCGCAGTCCTCGAGGCTCCAACTTTCTACCAGGAAGCTGTGCAACCCTTTTTTGGCACGAAGCAAGGACAGCGATCTATCGAATCTCTTGGGTGCCAGCTGTGGTGTTCCATCGTCTGGGGTTGTCCAGTCGAGTGGTCGACATCACCATTGGTGGCAGTATGCTGAAGATGCAACTGGCGGCGACTTCTCGCGGTGTCAACCAATGCACAGTTCCTCATATGCATGTGGACAATGTAGCAAGTTGAACGTATGGTTGTGCGCAGTCTATGTCTGCAGATATGTGCTGATGGCCATGTGCTGCTGTTGCACATATGGGCGACCGTTGGCACTAGGCCTCGCTTCGTGGAATCTGTAACGTCCTTGCAGCTGGCCTACGCGCAACAATAGTTGTCCCGCATCACCATGGCGAGCTCGGCGCCCACTTTCATTTCCGCCAGCTTCTCTCCGGTTCTTGCAAACTTCACACACCACCTCTTTCGCTCCAAACACATCGCTAGGCAGGACATCATTTACACCAATAGCCTAGCTACACACCCATATCCTTCTCCTGGCTGCCAGGATTCACTGACAGCATACACACCGCATTTGACAAGGCGAGCATCAGGCTTCTGCCAGCACTTTGCGCAAGCTAACATCTGATGGCAGCACACTACCCAGCACGAAGCAAGATGGAGACCGACGATGTCTTCGCACCGCAGCCGCCGCAGCCGCAGGCCGTACTGCAGACCGCACCGCTGATGTTCCCAGCCGGCATGATTGGCTACCCGCCGATGTCTCGCACACCCTGCTACAAGACCTACACCACCGACTTCGACTACGACGACGAGATGATGGGACCTCCGCCACCCACCGACGAGGAGTTCGACCTCCTTCACCCACTGCCAGTCAAGAAGATGTACTTCCATCCTGGTCTGTTTCCTGCATTCACCAAGCGTGGTCGCGAGGTCGTCTTTCGGGTGCTCAACCTCCCTGAGCTCTTGGAGATGATCCTTGAGAACCTCGACATACAAACTCTCATCTTGTCGCAGCGCGTCAACCGCAGATTCGGAGTCAACATACACTCGAGTCTCAAGCTTC includes these proteins:
- a CDS encoding DNA polymerase epsilon subunit C; translation: MPYNNTPIAPPEEITGTASLPLARVKKIIAVDPDISACSNNAAFVITVATEMFLRHLVEHSFNQVRTENAQKPRRNIQYRDVANAVARVENLEFLTDVVPKTMTYKQFKQKQAAKPEPAHGGAAVAQNGQATLDGHLGAKEAQATNGADVMDVDDEPERPAPAPQTSGHSPQVVVGRSEAEMEQ
- a CDS encoding putative chloride channel protein; this translates as TLSQNETGLQSHVSPADAIAAEEIAEIKRYEDFTTIDWVQDAARENQRRKVRRQERANFFDAEGKLGWRRKVWEAYDAGQGWIVITLIGAAIGLNAAILNIVTEWLSDVKLGYCTTAFYLNESFCCWGAESGCEEWHRWSSWSGINYVLYIAFSTGFAFVSARLVKSFAPYAAGSGISEIKCIIAGFVMKGFLGFWTLMIKSIGLPLAIASGLSVGKEGPSVHYAVCTGNVVSRMFDKYRRNAAKTREILSACAAAGVAVAFGSPIGGVLFSLEEMSNYFPLKTMWRSYFCALVATAVLAGMNPFRTGQLVMFTVRYDRSWHFFEIPFYIIIGAFGGMYGAFVMKWNLRAQAFRKRYLTKYAILEATLLALGTAIVCYPNMFLRIDMTESMEILFLECEGTHDYDKLCDKSNRWHMVLSLAIATVLRIFLVIISYGCNVPAGIFVPSMAIGASFGRMVGILVQALHESFPDAAFFAACKPDVPCITPGTYAFLGAGAALSGIMHLTVSVVVIMFELTGALTYILPTMIVVGVTKGLSEIFGKGGIADRMIWFNGFPFLDNKEEHTFGVPVSQTMTADPTVLPASGLTLSQVERVTAETKYQGFPIVEDLESSMLLGYIGRTELRYAIDRAKQAQPLSPQAKCHFAPQEAPRTAVPPSAITAAVSFDELDATAGAMNVDFSKFVDPVPLVVHPRLPLETAMELFKKLGPRVILIEHRGRVTGLVTVKDCLKYQFQAEAHENPRDDSGQQATQEKLWDIIRGSATWIGGKIGRASGGRLRLGDHHSHSSSPPDSADIRQSDGLDEEGRGPAAGGVELQDRREVLSRLSFLKRSTRCTVGMRMRQYVNVYLDDLAQPEEGQQITAEMFHAKGNAVRTAPTAGGTHSGNRTGSGKDFVAPRTLRWFTRGWTLQELIASSHVKFYCKTEKSIGALSDLVLPVSQVTGIHVSLLKHQRLLASFSIAQRMNWASKRVTTRVEDRAYSLLGIFNVNMPVIYGEGAKAFQRLQEEILRAYSDHTIFAWRPSGPEETRSYRQDLLASSPADFHHPSFKCLRKTPRGSSQREYEITARNVTFDLPVLDVPVARRGSKSHPTHTVAMLNCGHEDRLTSHITLVLYKNSTGDYSRASLH